A part of Micromonospora chersina genomic DNA contains:
- a CDS encoding ABC transporter ATP-binding protein gives MSPPPTPVDGIDLALYGVGVRFGGLVALDDVSLRVPPGRIVGVIGPNGAGKTTLFNVVCGFVPPTSGSLTLDGRPFRPRPHRLTRLGIARTLQGVGLFPGLTVLENVVAGASHAARAGFATALFGLPRSDRDERRLRREALDLLAELGVAAHAGAAPATLPYAVRKRVALARALIARPRLLLLDEPAGGLGADDVAELAELVRTLPERAGGACSVMLVEHHMDLVMSVCQELVVLDFGRVIAAGTPDEVRDDPVVTEAYLGADVPAEAAGAGS, from the coding sequence ATGAGCCCACCCCCCACCCCCGTGGACGGCATCGACCTGGCGCTGTACGGCGTCGGCGTCCGGTTCGGCGGCCTGGTCGCCCTCGACGACGTCTCGCTGCGGGTGCCGCCCGGCCGGATCGTCGGCGTGATCGGCCCCAACGGCGCCGGGAAGACCACCCTGTTCAACGTGGTCTGCGGCTTCGTCCCGCCGACCAGCGGATCGCTCACCCTGGACGGCCGGCCGTTCCGGCCCCGCCCGCACCGGCTGACCCGGCTCGGCATCGCCCGCACGCTCCAGGGCGTCGGCCTGTTTCCCGGGCTCACCGTGCTGGAGAACGTGGTGGCCGGTGCCAGCCACGCGGCCCGGGCCGGCTTCGCCACCGCCCTGTTCGGCCTGCCGCGCAGCGACCGCGACGAGCGCCGGCTGCGCCGGGAGGCCCTCGACCTCCTCGCCGAGCTGGGTGTGGCGGCGCACGCCGGGGCGGCCCCGGCCACCCTGCCGTACGCGGTCCGCAAGCGGGTCGCCCTGGCGCGCGCCCTGATCGCCCGGCCCCGGCTGCTCCTGCTCGACGAGCCGGCCGGCGGGCTCGGGGCCGACGACGTCGCCGAGCTGGCCGAGCTGGTCCGCACCCTGCCCGAGCGGGCCGGCGGCGCCTGCTCGGTGATGCTGGTCGAGCACCACATGGACCTCGTCATGTCCGTCTGCCAGGAGCTCGTGGTGCTCGACTTCGGCCGGGTCATCGCCGCCGGCACCCCGGACGAGGTCCGCGACGACCCGGTGGTCACCGAGGCGTACCTCGGCGCCGACGTGCCGGCCGAGGCGGCGGGGGCCGGATCGTGA
- a CDS encoding ABC transporter ATP-binding protein translates to MLEVEAVSSGYGPVPVLRDVTFAVPAGTIAAVLGANGAGKTTLLRTLSGLLRPTGGRIRFDGAELRGVRVERLVRRGLAHVPEGRGVVAELTVEENLRLGGLWRRDRADARRAQDEVYELFPALARRRRHAGHQLSGGERQMLALGRALIARPRLLLLDEPSLGLAPKVTAQIMALLRRLCDDRGLTVLLVEQNVRSALSVADQGVVMSLGRVVTAAPAARLRDDAQLRHAYLGF, encoded by the coding sequence ATGCTGGAGGTCGAGGCCGTCAGCTCCGGCTACGGGCCGGTGCCGGTGCTGCGGGACGTGACGTTCGCGGTGCCCGCCGGGACCATCGCCGCCGTCCTCGGCGCCAACGGGGCCGGCAAGACCACCCTGCTGCGTACCCTGTCGGGTCTGCTGCGGCCCACCGGCGGCCGGATCCGCTTCGACGGCGCGGAGCTGCGCGGCGTCCGCGTCGAGCGCCTGGTCCGGCGCGGCCTGGCGCACGTGCCGGAAGGCCGGGGCGTGGTGGCCGAGCTGACCGTGGAGGAGAACCTGCGCCTCGGCGGGCTCTGGCGCCGCGACCGGGCCGACGCCCGGCGCGCCCAGGACGAGGTGTACGAGCTGTTCCCCGCCCTGGCCCGCCGGCGCCGGCACGCCGGGCACCAGCTCTCCGGCGGGGAGCGGCAGATGCTCGCCCTCGGCCGGGCGCTGATCGCCCGGCCCCGGCTGCTGCTGCTCGACGAGCCGTCGCTCGGCCTCGCCCCCAAGGTGACCGCGCAGATCATGGCGCTGCTACGCCGGCTCTGCGACGACCGCGGGCTCACCGTCCTGCTGGTCGAGCAGAACGTCCGCAGCGCCCTCTCCGTCGCCGACCAGGGCGTGGTGATGTCGCTGGGCCGGGTGGTCACCGCCGCCCCGGCGGCCCGGCTGCGCGACGACGCCCAGCTCCGGCACGCGTACCTCGGGTTCTGA
- a CDS encoding branched-chain amino acid ABC transporter permease — translation MDRFLFLTFGGLSTGAVYAAFALALVLIWRAARLVNFAQGAMAVATAYVGYAVASATGSYWVGLGAAVLAGLLLGALVERVLMRFVGHANPLNEVIVALGLVLLIQAVLGMVFGNGYRPAPAPFDTDALTVGGVAALSPYDLWVLGAVLVVVVLLALLFTRTPIGLRMRAAAFAPEVSRLLGVDVSRMLTLGWALAAAVGALAGMLVVPTGLGLHPHAMDLVFVVAFTAAVVGGLDSPAGAVVGGLLVGLILSYVTGYLGPDTTPLAVLVLLLAVLLVRPGGLFSSARARHV, via the coding sequence TTGGACCGGTTCTTGTTCCTCACCTTCGGCGGGCTGTCCACGGGCGCGGTCTACGCCGCGTTCGCCCTCGCCCTGGTGCTCATCTGGCGGGCCGCCCGGCTGGTCAACTTCGCCCAGGGCGCGATGGCCGTGGCCACCGCCTACGTCGGCTACGCGGTGGCGTCCGCGACCGGCTCCTACTGGGTGGGCCTGGGCGCCGCAGTGCTCGCCGGCCTGCTGCTGGGCGCGCTCGTCGAACGGGTGCTCATGCGCTTCGTGGGGCACGCCAACCCGCTCAACGAGGTCATCGTCGCGCTCGGTCTGGTGCTGCTCATCCAGGCGGTGCTCGGCATGGTGTTCGGCAACGGCTACCGGCCGGCGCCCGCACCGTTCGACACCGACGCGCTCACCGTGGGCGGGGTCGCCGCGCTCTCCCCGTACGACCTGTGGGTGCTCGGCGCGGTGCTCGTGGTCGTGGTGCTGCTGGCGCTGCTGTTCACCCGTACGCCGATCGGCCTGCGGATGCGGGCCGCCGCGTTCGCCCCCGAGGTGTCCCGGCTGCTCGGCGTCGACGTCTCCCGGATGCTCACCCTCGGCTGGGCCCTCGCCGCCGCGGTCGGCGCGCTCGCCGGCATGCTGGTCGTCCCCACCGGGCTGGGGTTGCACCCCCACGCCATGGACCTGGTCTTCGTCGTGGCGTTCACCGCCGCCGTGGTCGGCGGCCTGGACAGCCCGGCCGGCGCGGTGGTCGGCGGCCTGCTGGTCGGCCTGATCCTCTCGTACGTCACCGGCTACCTGGGCCCGGACACCACCCCGCTGGCCGTCCTGGTGCTGCTGCTGGCCGTCCTCCTGGTCCGCCCCGGCGGGCTCTTCTCCAGCGCGAGAGCGAGGCACGTGTGA
- a CDS encoding branched-chain amino acid ABC transporter permease, translating into MTATRPSARSGVDRPAGPSPLRRLLPGAPATAGARGSTLLRHLAVAVLAGTLVVLLTNQLAPYQNLQVARVCAFLCVTAGYTVLVGLNGQLSLGHGALMATGAYTVALVQRGFDERGIQGRWILPLSLLAALAATALAGLVIGLAAARLRGPYLAGVTLAVATLVPAVSTIFTGVFNGEQGLRFPAETPPAFLGAYFQPERWLAWIALLAALLTVLLLANLVRSRFGRSLRAVRDDEVAARLAGIHVARTQVLAFVVSAGCAGLGGGVYAVLTATVAPGKFPLELSLFLLMAIVIGGLGSLAGAVWGAVLLVALQDLPSLLTETFSLPSGLAQRLEGNLALAVFGLILIVVMLAAPGGLHGAFRTLAARLRARRRAPEH; encoded by the coding sequence GTGACCGCCACCCGCCCCTCCGCCCGCTCCGGGGTGGACCGGCCCGCCGGGCCGTCCCCGCTGCGCCGGCTGCTGCCCGGGGCGCCCGCCACGGCCGGCGCGCGCGGGTCGACCCTGCTGCGCCACCTGGCCGTCGCGGTGCTCGCCGGCACCCTTGTCGTGCTGCTCACCAACCAGCTCGCGCCCTACCAGAACCTCCAGGTGGCCCGGGTCTGCGCGTTCCTCTGCGTCACCGCCGGCTACACCGTGCTGGTCGGGCTCAACGGCCAGCTCTCCCTGGGGCACGGGGCGCTCATGGCCACCGGCGCGTACACCGTGGCGCTGGTGCAGCGGGGCTTCGACGAGCGGGGGATCCAGGGGCGGTGGATCCTGCCGCTGTCCCTGCTGGCCGCCCTGGCGGCGACCGCGCTCGCCGGTCTGGTCATCGGACTGGCGGCGGCCCGGCTGCGCGGGCCGTACCTGGCCGGCGTGACCCTCGCGGTCGCCACGCTGGTGCCGGCCGTCAGCACGATCTTCACCGGCGTGTTCAACGGCGAGCAGGGGCTGCGCTTCCCGGCGGAGACGCCACCGGCGTTCCTCGGCGCGTACTTCCAGCCGGAACGGTGGCTCGCGTGGATCGCTCTGCTCGCCGCGCTGCTGACCGTGCTGCTCCTGGCCAACCTCGTCCGCAGCCGGTTCGGCCGGTCGCTGCGCGCCGTACGCGACGACGAGGTGGCCGCCCGGCTCGCCGGCATCCACGTCGCCCGCACCCAGGTGCTCGCCTTCGTGGTCAGCGCCGGCTGCGCCGGCCTCGGCGGCGGCGTGTACGCCGTGCTCACCGCCACCGTCGCGCCCGGCAAGTTCCCCCTGGAGCTGTCGCTGTTCCTGCTCATGGCCATCGTGATCGGCGGGCTGGGCAGCCTCGCCGGCGCGGTCTGGGGCGCGGTGCTGCTGGTCGCGCTCCAGGACCTGCCGAGCCTGCTCACCGAGACCTTCAGCCTGCCGTCCGGCCTGGCCCAGCGGCTGGAGGGCAACCTCGCGCTGGCTGTGTTCGGGCTGATCCTCATCGTCGTCATGCTCGCCGCCCCGGGCGGCCTGCACGGCGCCTTCCGCACCCTCGCCGCCCGGCTGCGGGCCCGCCGCCGCGCGCCGGAGCACTGA
- a CDS encoding ABC transporter substrate-binding protein — MRPTTRRILAAATGLALLAAVPACADDEKQAAENVPGVTDTEIVIGTHQPLTGPAAPGYSKISAATKAYFEHVNSKGGVNGRKIVYKVMDDGYNPANTENVVRKLVLDDKVFALLGGLGTPTHTNVLEFVKTQKVPDLFVSSGSRNWNQPDKYPTTFGWQPDYTVEGKILATWVKQQFPGAKVCHFGQNDDFGRDSLAGVEKVLGAVAAKQTYTTTNQQVGPAIGALKAAGCQVVISASIPGFTALAMGQAAGQGFRAQWVVSNVGADYTTLSNQLGDKKVILEGMVADNYLPMVGDKANPWIQEFTKIHQQYNSANPVDGNAIYGYSMAYTFVQALLAAGKDPTREKLVEAVRKGGFRGPGLTPFRYSDDVHAGYSGVRLNKVQNGAQAYFGPTYTTDDGDGAVTEFTEPPATPPADAIPTT, encoded by the coding sequence ATGCGCCCCACCACCCGCCGCATACTCGCGGCCGCCACCGGCCTCGCCCTGCTGGCCGCCGTGCCGGCCTGCGCCGACGACGAGAAGCAGGCCGCCGAGAACGTCCCCGGCGTCACCGACACCGAGATCGTCATCGGCACCCACCAGCCGCTCACCGGCCCCGCCGCACCCGGCTACTCGAAGATCTCCGCCGCCACGAAGGCGTACTTCGAGCACGTCAACAGCAAGGGCGGGGTGAACGGCCGGAAGATCGTCTACAAGGTCATGGACGACGGCTACAACCCCGCCAACACCGAGAACGTGGTCCGCAAGCTGGTGCTCGACGACAAGGTGTTCGCGCTCCTCGGCGGGCTGGGCACCCCCACACACACCAACGTGCTGGAGTTCGTGAAGACGCAGAAGGTGCCCGACCTCTTCGTCTCCTCCGGCAGCCGGAACTGGAACCAGCCCGACAAGTACCCGACCACCTTCGGCTGGCAGCCCGACTACACCGTCGAGGGCAAGATCCTCGCCACCTGGGTCAAGCAGCAGTTCCCCGGCGCCAAGGTCTGCCACTTCGGGCAGAACGACGACTTCGGCCGGGACTCCCTGGCCGGGGTCGAGAAGGTCCTCGGCGCGGTGGCGGCGAAGCAGACGTACACCACCACCAACCAGCAGGTCGGGCCGGCGATCGGGGCGCTCAAGGCGGCCGGCTGCCAGGTGGTGATCTCGGCGAGCATCCCGGGCTTCACCGCGCTGGCCATGGGGCAGGCCGCCGGGCAGGGGTTCCGCGCGCAGTGGGTCGTGTCCAACGTGGGCGCCGACTACACCACGCTCTCCAACCAGCTCGGCGACAAGAAGGTGATCCTCGAGGGCATGGTCGCCGACAACTACCTGCCCATGGTGGGCGACAAGGCCAACCCGTGGATCCAGGAGTTCACCAAGATCCACCAGCAGTACAACTCGGCCAACCCGGTCGACGGCAACGCGATCTACGGCTACTCGATGGCGTACACGTTCGTGCAGGCGCTGCTCGCCGCCGGCAAGGACCCGACCCGGGAGAAGCTGGTCGAGGCCGTGCGGAAGGGTGGCTTCCGGGGGCCGGGCCTCACCCCGTTCCGGTACAGCGACGACGTGCACGCCGGCTACAGCGGGGTGCGGCTGAACAAGGTCCAGAACGGCGCCCAGGCGTACTTCGGCCCGACGTACACCACCGATGACGGCGACGGCGCCGTCACCGAGTTCACCGAGCCGCCGGCCACGCCGCCGGCGGACGCCATCCCGACCACCTGA
- a CDS encoding TetR/AcrR family transcriptional regulator, producing MIEVDADAPARVDGRSARAERTRAAIVEAHLALIDAGDLRPTGERIAERAGVSLRTLWTNFKDMETLFAATGRLVGERLDALWRPIPPELPLTRRIAEFCDQRAEMLEVLAPSARASALREPFSPQLRRNREAAIARVRHEIELAFEPELAHAGPGREQLLDALTVACTWAAWAMMRDAMGLDVAAARATLARTIGALLVDAIAAGLR from the coding sequence ATGATCGAGGTGGACGCCGACGCGCCGGCGCGGGTGGACGGCCGGTCGGCGCGGGCCGAGCGGACCCGCGCCGCCATCGTCGAGGCGCATCTGGCCCTCATCGACGCGGGCGACCTGCGGCCCACCGGGGAGCGGATCGCCGAGCGCGCCGGGGTGTCGCTGCGCACCCTCTGGACCAACTTCAAGGACATGGAAACCCTGTTCGCCGCGACGGGGCGGCTGGTCGGGGAGCGGCTGGACGCCCTCTGGCGGCCGATCCCGCCGGAGCTGCCGCTCACCCGGCGGATCGCGGAGTTCTGCGACCAGCGGGCCGAGATGCTGGAGGTGCTGGCGCCCTCCGCGCGCGCCTCGGCGCTGCGGGAACCGTTCTCGCCGCAGCTGCGGCGCAACCGCGAGGCGGCCATCGCCCGCGTCCGCCACGAGATCGAGCTGGCCTTCGAGCCGGAGCTGGCGCACGCGGGCCCGGGGCGCGAGCAGCTGCTGGACGCGCTGACCGTGGCCTGCACCTGGGCGGCGTGGGCGATGATGCGCGACGCCATGGGCCTCGACGTGGCGGCGGCCCGGGCCACCCTGGCCCGCACCATCGGCGCGCTGCTCGTCGACGCCATCGCCGCCGGCCTGCGCTGA
- a CDS encoding MarR family winged helix-turn-helix transcriptional regulator: MCCYRIPVTGSDDEESLAETFWAVARRLRHQSRRTLEPWEINPGHARALAVLMRHGAVRLSTLAEHLRIAPRSATEVVDGLAERGLVERRPDPVDRRATLVALTGEGERVGEAIRVARAAEAERFFGALDPADRTELTRILRRLRDD; this comes from the coding sequence ATGTGCTGCTACCGTATTCCGGTGACCGGCAGCGACGACGAGGAGAGCCTGGCCGAGACGTTCTGGGCGGTGGCCCGGCGCCTGCGCCACCAGTCCAGGCGCACCCTCGAACCCTGGGAGATCAACCCGGGGCACGCCCGGGCGCTCGCCGTGCTCATGCGGCACGGCGCGGTGCGGCTCAGCACGCTCGCCGAGCACCTGCGCATCGCGCCCCGCTCCGCCACCGAGGTCGTCGACGGCCTTGCGGAGCGCGGGCTGGTCGAGCGGCGGCCCGACCCGGTGGACCGGCGGGCGACGCTTGTCGCGCTCACCGGCGAGGGCGAACGGGTCGGCGAGGCCATCCGGGTGGCCCGGGCCGCCGAGGCGGAACGGTTCTTCGGCGCCCTGGACCCGGCGGACCGGACCGAGCTGACCCGGATCCTGCGCCGCCTGCGCGACGACTGA
- a CDS encoding ABC transporter ATP-binding protein encodes MSPTEESTPLDGFRDGRGGGRTTVTPAEKAQARQVSLRRIGGLFTDHRGPLAAVVAIIVASSVIAMASPFLLRTVIDRALPERDLTLLAWLVAGMVGVAAVTAVLGVAQTWISTRVGQEVMHRLRTDVFTHLQRQSIGFFVRTRTGEVQSRITNDIGGMQAVVTSTATSIAANLTTVVATVIAMVALSWRLTLVSVVVLPPAIWLTRRVARLRREITARRQRELADLNVTIEEGLSISGVQLAKTLGAGATLVDRFTASSARLVDLELRSELAGRWRMASMTVIFAAIPAVIYLGAGLPGTAGTLTIGTLVAFTALQGNLFRPLMGLLNVGVSLTASMALFARIFEYLDLPVEVADPAHPVALDPARVRGHLRFSDVTFSYPGSDTAAVAGVNLDVPAGTSLALVGETGSGKSTLAALISRLHDPDAGRITIDGVDLRDVRLADLAAVVGVVSQETYLLHATVRENLRYAKPDATDADIEAAARAAQIHDLIAALPDGYDTVVGSRGHRFSGGEKQRLAIARTLLRDPRILVLDEATSALDTETERAVQRAFDELARGRTVVTIAHRLSTVRDADQIAVLDHGRIVESGTHASLLDRAGRYASLAA; translated from the coding sequence ATGTCCCCGACGGAAGAGAGCACCCCCTTGGACGGATTCCGAGACGGCCGCGGTGGCGGCCGAACCACCGTGACCCCCGCCGAGAAGGCGCAGGCCCGCCAGGTGTCCCTGCGCCGGATCGGCGGCCTCTTCACCGACCATCGCGGTCCCCTCGCGGCCGTGGTGGCGATCATCGTGGCGTCGTCCGTGATCGCGATGGCGTCGCCGTTCCTGCTGCGTACCGTGATCGACCGGGCCCTCCCCGAGCGCGACCTGACCCTGCTGGCCTGGCTGGTCGCGGGCATGGTCGGGGTGGCCGCCGTGACCGCCGTGCTCGGCGTGGCGCAGACCTGGATCTCCACCCGCGTGGGGCAGGAGGTCATGCACCGGCTGCGCACCGACGTCTTCACCCACCTCCAGCGCCAGTCGATCGGCTTCTTCGTCCGCACCCGCACCGGCGAGGTGCAGTCGCGGATCACCAACGACATCGGCGGCATGCAGGCCGTGGTCACCTCCACGGCCACGTCGATCGCCGCCAACCTCACCACGGTGGTCGCCACGGTCATCGCCATGGTCGCGCTGAGCTGGCGGCTCACCCTCGTCTCGGTGGTCGTGCTGCCGCCCGCCATCTGGCTGACCCGTCGGGTGGCCCGGCTGCGCCGGGAGATCACCGCACGCCGCCAGCGCGAGCTGGCCGACCTCAACGTCACCATCGAGGAGGGGCTGTCGATCAGCGGCGTGCAGCTGGCCAAGACCCTCGGGGCCGGCGCGACCCTGGTCGACAGGTTCACCGCCTCCTCGGCCCGCCTGGTCGACCTGGAACTCCGCTCGGAGCTGGCCGGCCGCTGGCGGATGGCCTCGATGACGGTGATCTTCGCGGCGATCCCGGCCGTCATCTACCTCGGCGCCGGCCTGCCCGGCACCGCCGGCACGCTCACCATCGGCACCCTGGTCGCCTTCACCGCCCTCCAGGGCAACCTGTTCCGGCCGCTCATGGGCCTGCTCAACGTGGGCGTCTCGCTGACCGCCTCGATGGCGCTGTTCGCCCGGATCTTCGAATACCTGGACCTGCCCGTCGAGGTGGCCGACCCGGCACACCCGGTCGCCCTCGACCCGGCCCGGGTCCGCGGCCACCTGCGCTTCTCCGACGTCACCTTCAGCTACCCGGGCAGCGACACCGCCGCCGTGGCCGGCGTCAACCTGGACGTCCCGGCCGGCACCAGCCTGGCCCTCGTGGGCGAGACCGGCTCCGGCAAGAGCACCCTCGCCGCGCTGATCAGCCGGCTGCACGACCCCGATGCCGGCCGCATCACGATCGACGGCGTCGACCTGCGCGACGTGCGCCTGGCCGACCTGGCCGCCGTCGTGGGCGTGGTCAGCCAGGAGACCTACCTGCTGCACGCCACCGTGCGGGAGAACCTCCGGTACGCGAAGCCCGACGCCACCGACGCCGACATCGAGGCCGCCGCCCGCGCCGCGCAGATCCACGACCTGATCGCCGCGCTCCCCGACGGCTACGACACCGTGGTCGGCTCCCGCGGCCACCGGTTCTCCGGCGGCGAGAAGCAGCGCCTGGCCATCGCCCGCACGCTGCTGCGCGACCCGCGGATCCTCGTGCTGGACGAGGCGACCAGCGCGCTGGACACCGAGACCGAGCGCGCCGTGCAGCGCGCCTTCGACGAGTTGGCCCGGGGCCGCACCGTGGTCACCATCGCGCACCGCCTCTCCACGGTCCGCGACGCCGACCAGATCGCCGTGCTCGACCACGGCCGGATCGTCGAGTCCGGCACCCACGCCAGCCTGCTCGACCGCGCCGGCCGGTACGCGTCGCTCGCCGCCTGA
- a CDS encoding M36 family metallopeptidase, translating to MRTPSRATTGATALLLAAGLVLTAGAGGQAAPRHEIPTQAQPGHLPGDSHDSKTKDNRKGRTAPTDRQQDRAAALGARVRWTDFGTPAVLTATSRPLATGLPADPAAAARAYVAANREVLGLTAEGAAALEQLTVAPMGDGATVLFRQRFGDLPAAVDGMLAVGVRDGVVWHVSSSLARDAGAPAPATISADEARRAAAADAGLTDPTVLRTSLVAVPTADRGPRAAYEVVLGADVTGADPAAFATYVDARDGSVLVREDLVDHDVDNPSWEVFPNSPSVDKSSTDTRVRWCAEPAAGCDEVVGVPGHPAWDVDPATGTSTTTTRGNNAFAVQNWFSNDPFSVGTETATPRPDRNYAYPWTNQWYVQKCSPDTFTSPQANDIDAARANLFAMHNRMHDWSYHLGFTEATWNMQRDNLGRSGLGNDPEQGNAQAGGVSGGPPAFAARNNANQITPPDGIAPTTNMYLWQPSAGSFYAPCVDGDFDMSVIAHEYGHAVSGRMIAGPNAGVSSPQGMSESWSDQLAMEYLYEHGYAAPGRKGFTIGEYTTGDPNAGIRNYNMSDSPLNYSAIDYDFVGLQVHASGEVWSATNADIRAAMMARYGAGDAALQKSCADGATPVTACPGNRRWIQLVFDSFLLMAVSQVSMVDARDAMLAADRIRFGGANQDLLWNAFAARGLGETAASLGNADVNPTPGFTSPYAGEATLTFRPVDDDAVVSGAQLFVGRYQARAVPVADTDAATALTDQVSLVPGTYEFVVRAPGYGHVRVGPVTVTAGQVRDLPVTLRRNLASTAAGATVGGDGINLARIADDDEATNWASLGAPVAGRQVTVDLAGGTQQVRRVQVSAMLRPPVAGDADAGTQNRFSALRQFWVLACTAGDGVSCADAANYRVVYTSPADAFPSVAPRPRAPELIVRSFDIPRTRATHLRVEVVTNQCTGAPDYAGEQDADPRAATDCATASPQAQNVRIAEFQAFAQ from the coding sequence GTGCGCACACCATCGCGTGCGACGACGGGGGCCACCGCGCTGCTACTCGCGGCCGGGCTGGTCCTGACCGCGGGAGCTGGCGGCCAGGCGGCACCCCGGCACGAGATTCCGACCCAGGCGCAGCCCGGCCACCTGCCGGGCGACAGCCACGACAGCAAGACGAAGGACAACCGGAAGGGGCGGACCGCGCCGACCGACCGCCAGCAGGACCGGGCCGCCGCGCTCGGCGCCCGGGTCCGCTGGACCGACTTCGGCACGCCCGCCGTGCTCACCGCCACGAGCCGGCCGCTCGCCACCGGGCTGCCCGCCGACCCGGCCGCCGCCGCGCGGGCGTACGTGGCCGCGAACCGTGAGGTGCTGGGGCTGACCGCCGAGGGCGCCGCCGCCCTGGAGCAGTTGACCGTCGCACCGATGGGGGACGGCGCCACCGTGCTGTTCCGGCAGCGCTTCGGTGACCTGCCCGCCGCGGTCGACGGCATGCTGGCCGTCGGCGTCCGCGACGGGGTGGTGTGGCACGTCAGCTCGTCCCTGGCCCGCGACGCCGGCGCGCCCGCCCCGGCCACGATCAGCGCCGACGAGGCACGGCGGGCCGCTGCGGCCGACGCCGGCCTGACCGACCCGACCGTCCTGCGTACCTCGCTGGTCGCGGTGCCGACCGCGGACCGGGGGCCGCGGGCGGCGTACGAGGTGGTCCTCGGCGCGGACGTCACCGGCGCGGACCCGGCGGCCTTCGCCACCTACGTGGACGCCCGCGACGGCAGCGTGCTGGTCCGCGAGGACCTGGTCGACCACGACGTGGACAACCCGTCGTGGGAGGTCTTCCCGAACTCGCCGTCGGTCGACAAGTCCTCCACCGACACTCGGGTACGCTGGTGCGCCGAGCCGGCGGCGGGCTGCGACGAGGTGGTCGGCGTGCCCGGGCACCCCGCCTGGGACGTGGACCCGGCCACCGGGACGTCCACCACCACGACGCGGGGCAACAACGCGTTCGCCGTGCAGAACTGGTTCAGCAACGACCCGTTCAGCGTGGGCACCGAGACGGCCACGCCGCGCCCGGACCGCAACTACGCCTACCCCTGGACCAACCAGTGGTACGTGCAGAAGTGCAGCCCGGACACCTTCACCTCGCCGCAGGCCAACGACATCGACGCGGCCCGGGCCAACCTGTTCGCCATGCACAACCGGATGCACGACTGGTCGTACCACCTGGGCTTCACCGAGGCGACCTGGAACATGCAGCGGGACAACCTCGGCCGCAGCGGGCTGGGCAACGACCCGGAGCAGGGCAACGCGCAGGCCGGCGGCGTCAGCGGCGGCCCGCCGGCGTTCGCGGCCCGCAACAACGCCAACCAGATCACCCCGCCGGACGGCATCGCCCCGACGACAAACATGTACCTGTGGCAGCCGAGCGCCGGCTCGTTCTACGCGCCCTGCGTCGACGGCGACTTCGACATGTCGGTCATCGCCCACGAGTACGGGCACGCCGTCAGCGGCCGCATGATCGCCGGACCGAACGCCGGTGTCAGCTCCCCGCAGGGGATGAGCGAGAGCTGGTCGGACCAGCTCGCCATGGAGTACCTGTACGAGCACGGGTACGCGGCGCCGGGCCGGAAGGGCTTCACCATCGGCGAGTACACCACCGGCGACCCGAACGCGGGCATCCGCAACTACAACATGAGCGACAGCCCGCTCAACTACAGCGCGATCGACTACGACTTCGTGGGCCTCCAGGTGCACGCCTCCGGTGAGGTGTGGAGCGCCACCAACGCCGACATCCGGGCGGCCATGATGGCCCGGTACGGCGCGGGCGACGCGGCCCTGCAGAAGTCCTGCGCCGACGGGGCGACGCCGGTGACGGCCTGCCCGGGCAACCGGCGCTGGATCCAGCTGGTCTTCGACTCGTTCCTGCTGATGGCGGTCAGCCAGGTCAGCATGGTCGACGCGCGGGACGCGATGCTCGCCGCCGACCGGATCCGCTTCGGCGGGGCCAACCAGGACCTGCTCTGGAACGCGTTCGCCGCCCGGGGCCTCGGTGAGACCGCGGCCAGCCTCGGCAACGCGGACGTCAACCCGACGCCCGGCTTCACCTCCCCGTACGCGGGCGAGGCGACCCTGACCTTCCGGCCGGTCGACGACGACGCGGTGGTGTCCGGGGCGCAGCTGTTCGTGGGCCGCTACCAGGCCCGAGCCGTGCCGGTGGCGGACACCGACGCCGCCACGGCGCTCACCGACCAGGTGAGCCTGGTCCCCGGCACGTACGAGTTCGTCGTCCGGGCCCCCGGCTACGGGCACGTCCGGGTCGGCCCGGTGACCGTGACGGCCGGCCAGGTCCGCGACCTGCCGGTGACGCTGCGCCGCAACCTCGCCTCGACGGCCGCCGGCGCGACGGTCGGCGGGGACGGGATCAACCTGGCGCGGATCGCCGACGACGACGAGGCCACCAACTGGGCCTCGCTGGGCGCGCCTGTCGCCGGCCGGCAGGTCACCGTCGACCTGGCCGGGGGTACGCAGCAGGTCCGCCGGGTGCAGGTCAGCGCCATGCTGCGCCCGCCGGTGGCGGGCGACGCGGACGCCGGCACGCAGAACCGGTTCTCCGCGCTGCGCCAGTTCTGGGTCCTCGCCTGCACGGCGGGGGACGGGGTGAGCTGTGCCGACGCGGCGAACTACCGGGTCGTCTACACCAGCCCGGCGGATGCCTTCCCGTCGGTGGCGCCGCGGCCGCGGGCCCCGGAGCTGATCGTCCGGTCCTTCGACATCCCGCGGACCAGGGCCACCCACCTGCGGGTGGAGGTGGTGACCAACCAGTGCACGGGCGCGCCGGACTACGCCGGTGAGCAGGACGCCGACCCGCGGGCGGCGACCGACTGCGCCACCGCCAGCCCGCAGGCGCAGAACGTGCGGATCGCCGAGTTCCAGGCGTTCGCGCAGTAG